One segment of Mastomys coucha isolate ucsf_1 unplaced genomic scaffold, UCSF_Mcou_1 pScaffold23, whole genome shotgun sequence DNA contains the following:
- the LOC116073448 gene encoding C-C chemokine receptor type 5 — MDFQGSVPTYIYDIDYGVSAPCQKTNVKQIAAQLLPPLYSLVFIFGFVGNMLVFLILISCKKLKSMTDIYLFNLAISDLFFLLTLPFWAHYAANEWIFGNIMCKVFTGLYHIGYFGGIFFIILLTIDRYLAIVHAVFALKVRTVNFGAITSVVTWMVAVFASLPEIIFTRSQKEGFHYTCSPHFPRIQYHFWKRFQTLKMVILSLILPLLVMVICYSGILQTLFRCRNEKKRHRAVRLIFAIMIVYFLFWTPYNIVLLLTTFQEFFGLNNCSSSNRLDQAMQATETLGMTHCCLNPVIYAFVGEKFRNYLSVFFRKHIVKRFCKRCSIFQQDNPDRISSVYTRSTGDQEVSTGL; from the coding sequence ATGGATTTTCAAGGGTCAGTTCCAACCTATATCTATGACATCGATTATGGTGTGTCAGCACCCTGCCAAAAAACCAATGTGAAACAAATTGCAGCCCAGCTCCTGCCCCCACTCTACTCCCTGGTATTCATCTTTGGTTTTGTGGGCAACATGTTGGTCTTCCTCATCTTGATAAGCTGCAAAAAGCTGAAGAGCATGACTGATATCTACCTGTTCAACCTGGCCATCTCTGACCTGTTCTTCCTGCTCACACTCCCATTCTGGGCTCACTATGCTGCAAATGAATGGATCTTTGGGAATATAATGTGTAAAGTATTTACAGGGCTCTATCACATTGGTTATTTTGGTGGAATCTTCTTCATTATCCTCCTGACAATTGATAGGTACTTGGCTATTGTCCATGCTGTGTTTGCGTTAAAAGTCAGAACGGTCAACTTTGGAGCGATAACAAGTGTAGTCACTTGGATGGTGGctgtctttgcctctctcccAGAAATAATCTTTACCAGATCTCAGAAAGAAGGTTTTCATTATACGTGCAGTCCTCATTTTCCACGCATTCAATATCACTTCTGGAAGAGATTCCAAACATTAAAGATGGTCATCTTGAGCCTGATCCTGCCCCTACTTGTCATGGTCATCTGCTACTCAGGAATTCTCCAAACCTTGTTTCGCTGTAGGAATGAGAAGAAGAGGCACAGGGCTGTGAGGCTCATCTTTGCCATCATGATTGTCTActttctcttctggactccttaCAACATTGTCCTCCTCTTGACCACCTTCCAGGAATTCTTTGGACTGAATAATTGCAGTAGTTCTAATAGACTAGACCAGGCCATGCAGGCAACAGAGACTCTTGGCATGACACACTGCTGCCTAAATCCTGTCATCTATGCCTTTGTTGGGGAGAAGTTCCGGAATTATCTCTCAGTGTTCTTCCGAAAACACATTGTCAAACGCTTCTGCAAACGCTGTTCAATTTTCCAGCAAGACAATCCTGATCGTATAAGCTCAGTCTATACCCGGTCCACAGGAGATCAAGAAGTTTCTACTGGCTTATGA